In Oncorhynchus clarkii lewisi isolate Uvic-CL-2024 chromosome 2, UVic_Ocla_1.0, whole genome shotgun sequence, one DNA window encodes the following:
- the LOC139365119 gene encoding ras-related protein Rab-25-like translates to MGSDEAYNFVFKVVLIGESGVGKSNLLSRFTKNEFNHDSRTTIGVEFSTRTIQLKSLIIKAQIWDTAGLERYRAITSAYYRGAVGALLVYDITKHLTYESVERWLKELYDHADPHIVVMLVGNKTDLGSERSVPTEDAKDFAEKNGLLFLETSALESTNVETAFQNVLGEIHRKVSSKEVTRGSISAVSLASPVPRAAGDPEEKKPCCRNL, encoded by the exons ATGGGTTCAGATGAGGCCTACAACTTTGTCTTTAAGG TGGTTCTCATAGGTGAGTCTGGCGTTGGCAAGAGCAACCTGCTCTCCCGCTTCACCAAGAACGAGTTCAACCACGACAGCCGCACCACCATCGGGGTGGAGTTCAGCACACGCACAATTCAACTGAAAAGTCTCATAATCAAGGCTCAAATCTGGGACACGGCTGGGCTGGAGCGGTACAGGGCCATCACCTCTGC TTATTATAGAGGAGCTGTTGGAGCGCTATTGGTCTATGACATCACCAAGCATCTGACCTATGAGAGTGTGGAGCGCTGGCTTAAGGAGCTATATGACCATGCAGATCCTCACATCGTAGTCATGCTGGTGGGCAACAAAACTGATCTGGGGTCAGAGCGATCAGTGCCCACTGAGGATGCCAAGGACTTTGCAG AAAAGAATGGCCTATTGTTCTTAGAGACATCAGCCTTGGAGTCCACAAACGTTGAGACTGCATTCCAAAATGTCCTTGGAG AGATTCACAGGAAGGTGAGCAGTAAAGAGGTGACCCGGGGGTCCATTAGTGCCGTGTCTCTGGCCAGCCCCGTCCCCAGAGCTGCAGGCGACCCTGAAGAGAAGAAGCCCTGCTGTAGGAACCTCTGA